The following coding sequences lie in one Arachis stenosperma cultivar V10309 chromosome 5, arast.V10309.gnm1.PFL2, whole genome shotgun sequence genomic window:
- the LOC130980697 gene encoding phosphatidylserine decarboxylase proenzyme 2-like: MCSNAFVNGTLVIFPLEPQDYHHFHVLVSGTIEQFVDIPGCLYTVNPIAVNSKYCIVFTENKQVVSIISTVDFRKVVFVVIGATMVGSITFTRKMGDYVKKGDELQVFLQKGKRVGEGRRSMGPRFLSSYFYICTGVFNFEYFGISAEA, encoded by the exons ATGTGTTCTAATGCTTTTGTTAATGGAACTTTGGTAATATTCCCTTTGGAACCAC AAGATTATCACCATTTCCATGTTCTAGTATCAGGAACTATTGAGCAATTTGTTGACATCCCTGGATGCTTATATACG gTCAATCCAATTGCTGTAAATAGCAAGTACTGTATTGTATTCACGGAGAATAAGCAAGTTGTTTCAATAATTTCTACTGTAGATTTTAGAAAG GTGGTATTTGTTGTAATAGGAGCTACTATGGTCGGCAGCATTACTTTTACAAGGAAAATGGGTGATTATGTCAAAAAGGGAGATGAG CTACAGGTCTTCTTGCAGAAGGGAAAAAGAGTCGGCGAAGGCCGAAGAAGCATGGGCCCTCG CTTTCTGTCTTCATATTTCTATATCTGCACAGGTGTTTTCAATTTTGAATACTTTGGCATATCTGCTGAGGCGTAG